The Arachis ipaensis cultivar K30076 chromosome B10, Araip1.1, whole genome shotgun sequence DNA window atcacatcaatacctattccctaaacaccattcacctatcaagtcctaccctcttccccataatctcttcaccactcacatccatccactattccccaaaaaccatcataaaaccccacctacctcaccattcaaattcaaaaaaatttctctcccaaacccaaccccttcttacatgaattccctctctctcttaccctataaatacccctccctccaaccttcaatttcacacatcataaacacttaaacccccttggccgaattccaaacacacccctctatctcctctatttcttcttcttctactcctttctttcttcttttgctcgaggacgatcaaaccttttaagtttggtgtgggaaaaagctctgctttttgttttttcataaccattaatggcacctaaggccggagaaacctctagaaagaggaaagggaaggtagttgcttccacttctgagtcatgggagatggagagattcatctcaaaggtcaatcaagaccacttctatgaagttgtggccaagaaaagggtgatccccgaagtccctttcatgctcaaaaagagtgaatatccggagatccgacgtgaggttcggagaagaggttgggaagctctcaccaaccccatccaacaagtctaaatcttaatggttcaagagttctatgctaattcatggatcactaagaaccatgatcaaagtatgaacccgaacccaaagaattggctcacaatggttctaggaaaatacttagattttagtccgaaaatcgtgaggttagcattcaacttgccaatgatgcaacgagatcctcatcctttcactagaagggtcaactttgatcaaaggttggaccaagtcctcatggacatctgtgtggaaggagctcaatggaagagagactccaaaggcaagccggttcaattgagaaggcttgacctcaatcctgtggctagaggatggttagaattcatccaacgctctatcattcctactagtaatcgGTCTGACGTTACAGTAGAccgagctatcatgatccatagtatcatgaatggagaggaagtagaagttcatgagatcatacctctagaactatacaaggtggtggacaagccctccactttagcaaggttagccttccctcatctcatctgtaacctatgcaattcagctggaattgtcatagaggaagacatcctcattgaagaagacaaatccatcactaaaaagaggatggagcaaacaagagagcccactcatggacctcaacaagagcatgaggaaatccctcatcaagaaatccctgagatgcctcaagggatgcattttcctccacacaactattgggagagactcaacacctctttaggagaattgagttccaacatggagcaactaagagtggagcaccaaaagcactccatcatcctccatgaaatcagagaggaccaaaaggccatgagagaggagcaacaaaggcaagaaagaaacatagaggagctcaagcactccataggattttcaagaggaagaactagccgccgtcactaaggtggatccattctttaatttccttgttcttatttttctatttttcgtttttatACTTTAcgttttgtttatgtttttgtctttattacatgatcattagtgtttagtgtctatgtcttaaagctatgaatgttctatgaatccttcacctttcttaaatgaaaaatgttttctgaaaaagaaaaagaagtacatgaatttcgaattctatcttgaaaatagtttaattaatttgatgtggtggcaatgctttttgttttctgaatgaatgcttgaacagtgcatattttttatagtgaagtttatgaatgttaaaattgttggctcttgaaattttataatgaaaaaagagaaatgttattgataatctgaaaaatcataaaattgattcttgaagcaaaaaaaagtagtgaaaaacacaaagcatgcggaaaaaaatggcaaaaaataaagaaaaaataagaaggaaaaagaaaaggcaagcagaaaaatctaataaccctttaaactaaaaggtaaaggtaaaaaggatccaaggctttgagcattaatggataggagggcccaaaggaataaaatcctggcctaagcggctaaatcaagctgtccctaaccatgtgcttgtggcgtgaaggtgtcaagtgaaaagcttgagactgagcggttaaagtcgtggtccaaagaaaaaagagtgtgcttaagaactctgggcacctctaactggggactctagcaaagctgagtcacaatctgaaaaggttcacccagttatgtgtctgtagcatttatgtatccggtggtaatattgaaaaacaaaatgcttagggtcacggccaagactcataaagtagctgtgttcaagaatcaacatactgaactaagaaaatcaataacactatctgaattctgagttcctatggatgccaatcattctgaacttcaaaggataaagtgagatgccaaaactgttcagaagcaaaaagctactagtcccgctcatctaattaaaactaatcttcattgatatttttgaaatttattgtattttctcttctttttatcctattttgtttcaagttgcttggagacaagcaacaatttaagtttggtgttgtgatgagcggataatttatacgctttttggtattgtttttacatagtttttagtatgttttagttactttttattatatttttattagtttttatgcaaaaatcacattttttgactttactatgagtttgtgtgtttttttttttaattccaggtattttctgactgaaattgagggacctgagcaaaagtctgattcagaggctgagaaaggactgcagatgttgttggattctgaccctcctgcactcgaagtgaaatttctggagcttcagaagcccaattagcgcgctatcaattgcgttggaaattagacatcttggactttccagcaaggtataatagtctatactttttctgaaatttgatggcccaaactggcgtctaaacgccagccagagacccttttttggcgtaaaacgccagaactggcaccagaactggagttaaacgcccaaactggcatccaagctgacgtttaactctagaaaaggcctattcacgtgtaaagctcaatgctcaacccaagcacacaccaagtgggtcccggaagtggatttctgcactatctgcacttagtaacttattttctgtaatccctagtaactagtttagtataaatagcactttttactattgtattcgcatccAATCTTTAGAGCTTATGCCATATGTTACATttggagaggctggccattcagccatgcctagacctttttctcttatgtattttctacggtggagtttctacacctcatagattaaggtgcggagctctgctgttcttcatgaattaatgcaagtactattgtttctctttcaattcacgcctacttcttctccaagatatactctcgtacttaattcagttaagttagaatgaaggggtgacccgtgacaatcacccactatcttcgttactcgcttagccaatatctgcgtgcctgacaaccacaagcggtctacatgatgttcaacgtagtcattagacgaCAGCCGGAgcatattctcttgggtctctaatccatggaccgagtctgtgagattagaaccttcgtggtagaggctagaaccaattagcagcattcctgagatccggaaagtctaaaccttgtctatggtattccgagtaggatctgggaagggatgactgtgacgagcttcaaactcgcgaatgttgggcgcagtgacagtgtgcaaagggatagagagatcctattccgacacaagtgagaaccgacagatgattagccgtgcagtagctatacctggtatttttcatccgagacgagaaatccgacagtttattagccgtgcagaaaccgtacttggaccattttcactgagaggatcatacagcttgccatggaagggagcacgcatgattggatgaagacaataggaaagcagaggttcaaaagcaacaaagcatctccaaacgcttatctgaaattcccaccaatgaattacataagtatctttattttattttatattttatttatcttttaattatcaaaacctcataaccaattgaatccgcctgactaagatttacaggatgactatagcttgcttcaagccgacaatctctgtgggatcgacccttactcgcgtaaggttttattacttggacgacctagtgcacttgctggtaagttgtaccggaattgtgaaaagtgtgatcacaattccgtgcaccaaggaACCTTAGTCGACATGTTCAAGATAACTTTGCGAGACATAAACGCTACCCCtacaaatgaaaaataaaagaagactGTCACCAAACAAGTTGGAGATCATTTTATAAAGAAGTCGGGTAAAAGCTACCAAATCAAAACGAAAACTTTTCTACACATCAATAAAATGGCGCCCTCTTTCGTCACAACATCACGTCGAACGACGCACCATTAGGGGAAGTATAGGCACATGAAAACAGCAGCAACACCATAAACAAACAAAGATACTtgcaaacaaagaaaagaagtCTTTCAAAATTTTCACAAACAGTTCCTATCTACCCCTCAAACGCTTCACACCAAACCCAACAACAAAAAAATGCAAACCCAACAACAAGCAAGTCTCGTGCAAGTTAGAAAAGAGAATCCAAGAGAACGGAGGAGATGAAACCAACCTGGAAGAAGATCGTGAGAAAGGGATACCATGAACACTCCTCTCCACGACGAAAACGGAAAGGTTgcaaaaatccaagaaagagaaAATCTTGGAAGCAAAACAGAAGCGGATGAATCATACAAACACAGGGAAACTCTTTATGAAAATGAGAACAAAGCAGTTCTTTCAGAAAATAGAGAAAGGGGCACAAGAGGAGCGAATGAAGTCTCTTTATAAGAAACAATGAAGCCCAAACGACTCCATAACTCATTAAAACTCGCGCGGATCTCAAGGAGTAATGCCGCGCAAACGTCCACTCAGCATTAAAGTCCCAACattaaaaaatttgaacaaaTCAGACATCCCGACAAACTTAGTCCGATGTCCACGACAGAAGGCGCAAAATGCTTGAGCCCAACCTCTACAAAGGAAcgcactcaagcaggggcactgttcatatatCCTGGCCCAAACAAATAAGAGCCAGGCCTAATAAATACGAAAGGCCCACCGACAAAGGTGGACCTCACCACATACCCGACCTCTTTGAAGAGATCGGACAGGAACATATAGGCCCAGCTCTACTtgactaaacaagtaactacCTCCTTAAGCCTCTTTAACCGGCTCTACCTCCTCTAGAAGGTAGATCccaacaaactcccaagataaaaACAACGCTTATCTATCAGAAAAAATAGAACTACTCCAACAAAGGTAGTTATcttttctactataaatacactaacaccatcccaggtataactcacgttctaatctactaaaaacctgcctaaaccCCTTGTTAACTTAaatatcggagtctcttgcaggtatcacccccacctcctcacgaaaAACTCGGACAGGCGACACCTTGACATATCAAGTCGGACGCTGCCACACAAAGGGATCTGGACTTCACGTTCAAGcccaaatcaacgtttcaggtaaccctcagaacaacaATCATGCTAAGTATACATAAAAAAATCAACCACGTATAtagaatacatattaaaatacaaaatacatattaaaaataagttaataacatataaatttattatgactaatttagtagttgattttttgtgtgcaaatagtatttttgaaagTAATTACCATATCTAAATCAAAGatacataaatttaaattttctaaCATAAAACTATGTGTCTAAAATTGAATAACCAATAGAGGTGCTATATTACTCTCTTTTTGAGTGTAAGTACCTAATTACAAATATCAAAACAAAATCACAAGTAAAGCTTTCTCACTTGTCCATCGGATAACCAACATTTCCATAGCTATAATAACCACCAAATAATGATTTGAGTTctctgcaaaaagaaaaaaaaggttgaCCAATCCAGTATCAACTTATTTCCTCTGAGCCTCATTCCTAATACATTTAGCAACAATGAATGCAAGCCTGTTCTAATATTTTGTATACAATGCTCCTTGGACCTGCAAAGGGGAAAGGAAGTGAGTTTGATTCAGCTCTTTTGAATTTCAAATGGTGCAAATAAGCTATTGTGACAACAGAAATCCAAACTGTAAAGTTTAAGTTTTGATTACTGCACATGCTCTTGGAGCGGCATGTGTATTGTACTCATAACCAATAAGTATCGAACCATATTTTAAAGAGTGATTCTTTTCTTAGTTGTGATTGATTTCAATGTGATGCTCGTGGAATACCTAAGAATTTCTTAGATGGTGGACAAGCAAACATGGTCATTACTCTACATTTAAAATCTATAATAAGAAGGTAATTAATATTCATATACTACTTTATTACCTGGATTGACTGGCAGAGGCATAGCAAATGTTATTGGAACATCTTGCTATATGCCTTTTTCTCTTTATCGCGCCTATCAGCTATCTGTAACAGAtataattagttagattcctaaAAATAGGATATAATGCTTCTATCTATGCTTGCACAAATTAGatagatcatcaccttcttcctCGCAGCAGCAAGTTCCTTTTTTATTCCAGCTTAAATAACATACAAAGGCGGATTAATTAGCTCTTCATAGAATAAGCATTCGAGTTGTAAATTTTATGTTTGCATTTCCTAACATATAAAATCGCTGTTCGGCTTGTATCATCAAAAGGTTATCCAATCTTTTAAAATAACATCAAAAAACCTGACTAGAAATATGGTGAAGTTGTGTATAGAACAGTGAATTTATGCCAAAGGCatgatccaaaatcataaattacCATCGTGTGGCTCCAAGGTCAATGCCTTCTTAAAGCTTTCAACGGCAGCATCAATGTCATGGAGTGCCATGTATGCCTGATAAGTCAGAACTCGGAAGCAACATAGCAATaggagaagaaagtgagaaacaTTAATTACCAGCAACAAGAAGACTGATATATTCAAGGGAAAGGAAAGCTCCTAAATTGTGACAAATGGGATACCAACCTGACCTTGGCGGAACAAAGCTTTGGCATTATTCTCTCCATCACGCACTGCAAATTCGGTATCCAACAATGCTCCTTTGAGATCGCCTAATTTCAATTTACAAGCCTAAAGAATGGCATACGATAGACAATTAGTAAAACAGGAACAGTTCATATAGCAAACTGGCAACAGAACTCAACAAAGAATATGATAGCACACTGCAATAAAGTAAATTCAAACTTACAGAGCTGTTTGTAAAAATCTGAGATTTCGTCTTTCTCAAACCTGAACTTTTCTCTGCAAAGGCATAAACACAACTATGTTATCCGCATTTAAAGGAGGTGAAATGCAATTACAATTTAATCTCTCTGCCGAAATAAATAGTAGACAGGCCAGCTTGCCTTCATCAATCCCCTCTTTTTCCCAACAAATATCTAGGTAGCGCAAAGCCTTTCGATACTTCTTTTGAGCCATTTTGTAATCTTGTTTCTGTAacgaaaaggaaaaaagaattaGTTTTTTCCTGTCAAGAATTGCAAGGGAGAAGGGATAACTATTAACAGACAGAATGAATATTTCATTCTTACTCTTATAAAGTTAAAACAATACATCAAATATAATATCAGAATAGAGTAGGGTGGATTGTGGAAAGCAACAACACCTTGTAATAATCGTTACCAAAAGTTTTAATGTTGTTAACAGATTCCGTCCACCATTCAAGTTCATTAGGACTCTCATCAAGATCTGCTGGCCAATCAGGATAAGTATCACCATCTTTGAAAAAGTTGGAGATTCCATCATCTTCTCCTTCAGGAATTTCTCCACAATCCACAATTTTTACATCAAGAGTGGGACAGTCATCATCTCCAGTAGTAACATGCTCAATCGAACGGACCACTCCCATTCCCTTAACTACTTTCCCAAATACAACATGCTTACCATCTAGATGAGAAGTTCGAGTAGTGGTGATAAAGAACTGAGACCCATTCGTATTTGGACCAGAGTTTGCCATTGATAGCATCCCTTTCCTTTCAtgcttcaattcaaaattttcatcttCAAACTTCAGTCCATATATAGATTCTCCTCCAGTACCATCTCCAGCAGAAATATCGCCTCCTTGGATCATAAAACCCTTAATAATACGATGAAAGCATGACCCCTGAAGGTACAACCAGAAAAATAATTCGAATTCAATAGTCGACTTTAAACTAATACTGCCAATTTACTTGTTAGAAGATAATATATGGCATGAACAAATTTTGCCAGTACAAAAAGTTTGCcgcattagaaaaaaaaaattgatttgattTAAGTATTTAACCGCCTCCTATCTTTTAAACTCTGCCAAACACTAAAATATTTGATTAAATGACAGAGTGAAACTCTTCTATACTCATTGAGTGTATAGAAATCATAACATGAGCCCGGTCCAGACCAATAAAGTAAGGCATCCTTGTAGTAATGTTCTATCCAATTTAAGTATGTGTTACAACCGATTCTTGTTGAATCTTTAATTGAAGtacgaaaaatgaaaagaaagcttTTAGATTTGTAGGTCAATGTGATCCCATGGCATCATGACATGTACTATCAACAGTTTANNNNNNNNNNNNNNNNNNNNNNNNNNNNNNNNNNNNNNNNNNNNNNNNNNNNNNNNNNNNNNNNNNNNNNNNNNNNNNNNNNNNNNNNNNNNNNNNNNNNNNNNNNNNNNNNNNNNNNNNNNNNNNNNNNNNNNNNNNNNNNNNNNNNNNNNNNNNNNNNNNNNNNNNNNNNNNNNNNNNNNNNNNNNNNNNNNNNNNNNNNNNNNNNNNNNNNNNNNNNNNNNNNNNNNNNNNNNNNNNNNNNNNNNNNNNNNNNNNNNNNNNNNNNNNNNNNNNNNNNNNNNNNNNNNNNNNNNCCCCATAAAGTTGGCATATTTTAGCATTCTTCAACAAATTTGGTAGTGAGTTAAAGAATAATAGAGATAATATAGTATGCTCATGCTCTAGTTCCCAAAAAGATACTACTTTGGATTGAGAACACAGTAACACACTGAAAGAAGAATAAACACAAAGTAGAAGGAATCCTTTTCCCAAGAATAAAAGTGAGCGAATGACGAAAAGGTATATCGAGAAGCAAAAAGAGGAGTGATAATAAAGTGGACATAACCGTCTTTTCAGAGAAGGAATTGAATTGATAGAAGGAGGAACCTTGAAATGGAGGGGGACTCCGGTGTTGGGAGCAATGCCCTTATCGCCGGTGCAGAGAGCTCTGAAATTCTCAGCAGTTTTGGGAACGACGTCGTTGAAGAGCTCAACCACTATCCTTCCTTCAAGCTCTTCACCTATGCTTACGTCCAAGAAGCACCTTCTTCttcccatctctctctctctctctctctctctcaaaagtcttcttctctttctttctgagTTTTTCAAAACCAATCGGGGTGTGTGtgaaaaggaattgaaaattGAATAATGAATGCATTGAAGATGCTTAGGAAATCACCACTTAACATTATTATTTGGAATTTGGATTCACCCCATTCCCCCTCCCTCCTATGTTCCTAAACATGGTTGGTCACTAGGTTTGGTAGCCTTTGTCTTATTTTAGATATTATTAGACTTAAATGTTTTCACTCTGTTCACGACTAGTAGATTTTAGTATtcagttttattttttagtacAGAAATTCAACTACTCAGATTTGTCCAGGATTTGGGCAAGTATCTTGGAGTTACCCTTAGCCATTCTAGAGTGACTCGTTCAGCTTTCAATAGTGTCCTGAATAAGATTCGGAGTAGGCTAGCAAGCTGGAAAGGGAGTTTACTCAATCGGGCTGGTAGACTCTGCTTGGTTAATTCTGTTGCCGCTGCTATTCCCACGTACCAGATGCAGGTCTCTATTTTTCCCaaaggaatcattagtaaattggagtctatgatgaggaattttctttggaaaagacaagttgatggaagaggattgaatcttgttagtcggaaggtactggttactctaaaaaaatatggaggtttggggattagagatccttattgtgtaaatattgctcttcttgggaagctagtttggacttttttccagcagccaaacaagctatgggtccaattattggatgccaaataccgatcatctctatatgactgttttagttatCCTAAGAACAAGGACTCTCCCATTTGGAGGTGTCTTTGCAAGGCTTGGAAAGTAttgaaggatgggtttgcttggtgtattggagaTTTATTCCgatgaaacttggcctccggaAAAAGTCATTTGTttggcattaacttcagaaaaggagcttagaaatatttttgaattacaatgTATGTCCattccctctactctaaatggtttttggaatcccccatccattggtacttttaagattaattgtgatgctagttattttggttcgggtgatagtgttggttttgcttgtgttattagagattgtaatgggagctggcaaagggggtgtttgggaatgattgagagtaatagtattcttcaaggagaattgtttgctatttggagaggacatctcttagcttgggatgtgggtcaacgagatgttatttgtgagacggattgtgtggaagcatttaatcttgttactcaagatggttttgggtttattgatccactggtgctcaaaataagagatatcattggtgcacgaattgcgaatcacacttttcacaacacgtaccactaaccagcaagtgcactgggtcgtccaagtaataccttacgtgagtaagggtcgaatcccacggagattgttggtttgaagcaatctatggttatcttgtaaatcttagtcaggaagtcaattatgtttatcaattgaattgtgagtaaccagtagagcataaattaaaaattacttgttgtgcagtaatggagaatatgttggagttttggagatgctttgtcttctgaatctctgctttcctctgtcttcttgttcacgcacgcacgtccccctatggcaagccgtgtgttggtggatcaccgttgtcaatggctaccttccgtcctcccagtgaaaactacgctcacgcgctctgtcacagcacggctaatcaccggttggttctcgatccagttggaataggatttactatccttttgcatctgtcactaacacccagccttcaggagtttgaagctcgtcacagccattcaatcattgaatcctactcggaataccacagacaaggtttagactttccNNNNNNNNNNNNNNNNNNNNNNNNNNNNNNNNNNNNNNNNNNNNNNNNNNNNNNNNNNNNNNNNNNNNNNNNNNNNNNNNNNNNNNNNNNNNNNNNNNNNNNNNNNNNNNNNNNNNNNNNNNNNNNNNNNNNNNNNNNNNNNNNNNNNNNNNNNNNNNNNNNNNNNNNNNNNNNNNNNNNNNNNNNNNNNNNNNNNNNNNNNNNNNNNNNNNNNNNNNNNNNNTAGCTTtaatatctctctgatcttgtcaggggtggtatgaacaatctttcccctgaccatggtccgaaattcgtagcaggctgttccagatagtctttgcttgtcagtctgccacatattagcataaaactcctggaccatgttccttcctactttcgtttcagaattagctagg harbors:
- the LOC107623425 gene encoding peptidyl-prolyl cis-trans isomerase CYP40 isoform X1, with the translated sequence MGRRRCFLDVSIGEELEGRIVVELFNDVVPKTAENFRALCTGDKGIAPNTGVPLHFKGSCFHRIIKGFMIQGGDISAGDGTGGESIYGLKFEDENFELKHERKGMLSMANSGPNTNGSQFFITTTRTSHLDGKHVVFGKVVKGMGVVRSIEHVTTGDDDCPTLDVKIVDCGEIPEGEDDGISNFFKDGDTYPDWPADLDESPNELEWWTESVNNIKTFGNDYYKKQDYKMAQKKYRKALRYLDICWEKEGIDEEKSSGLRKTKSQIFTNSSACKLKLGDLKGALLDTEFAVRDGENNAKALFRQGQAYMALHDIDAAVESFKKALTLEPHDAGIKKELAAARKKIADRRDKEKKAYSKMFQ
- the LOC107623425 gene encoding peptidyl-prolyl cis-trans isomerase CYP40 isoform X2, which gives rise to MGRRRCFLDVSIGEELEGRIVVELFNDVVPKTAENFRALCTGDKGIAPNTGVPLHFKGSCFHRIIKGFMIQGGDISAGDGTGGESIYGLKFEDENFELKHERKGMLSMANSGPNTNGSQFFITTTRTSHLDDLDESPNELEWWTESVNNIKTFGNDYYKKQDYKMAQKKYRKALRYLDICWEKEGIDEEKSSGLRKTKSQIFTNSSACKLKLGDLKGALLDTEFAVRDGENNAKALFRQGQAYMALHDIDAAVESFKKALTLEPHDAGIKKELAAARKKIADRRDKEKKAYSKMFQ